A window of Apium graveolens cultivar Ventura chromosome 8, ASM990537v1, whole genome shotgun sequence contains these coding sequences:
- the LOC141678479 gene encoding protein trichome birefringence-like 5, translated as MVKHSRHKKRYTLLTSSLLFLFLCLCSYLAKPLLQPKLSLYTDLSSSSLYSPPTSSDVIDIPISTANDDKNEDDDDLRENIGSDHEAEKGKNLVLDYDSAVNTVNRTPSFGDEIVETVRSCDLYVGSWVKDDENYPIYRAGTCPYVDRAYDCQTNGRKDDGYMKWRWKPDGCNIPRFNATDFLLRLRGKRLMLVGDSMNRNQFESLLCLVREGLSNKSKMYEINGRRITKGKGYFVFQFEDYNCSVEFVRSHFLVEEGTRVHARGYSNPILLIDKIDKSFKRWKQADILVFNTGHWWTHGKTAWGKNYFKEGDYIYPQFDAMEAYKKALRTWAKWIDENMDPGKLVFYRGFSSAHFRGGDWDSGGTCRRETDPIKTGAILDSYPSKMKIVENVIREMKFPVVLLNVTKLTNFRKDGHPSVYGRSGGKVSRRFQDCSHWCLPGVPDAWNELIYVTLLLHTS; from the exons ATGGTGAAACATTCTCGACACAAGAAGCGCTACACTCTCTTGACCTCATCACTTTTGTTTCTTTTTCTCTGTCTCTGCTCCTACTTGGCCAAACCACTTCTCCAACCTAAACTTTCTCTCTACACGGATCTATCCTCCTCGAGTCTTTACTCTCCTCCAACATCTTCAGATGTCATTGACATCCCTATTTCCACTGCTAATGATGATaaaaatgaagatgatgatgatttGAGAGAAAATATAGGGTCGGATCATGAGGCTGAAAAAGGTAAAAATTTGGTTCTTGATTATGACAGTGCTGTAAATACTGTGAATCGAACCCCGAGCTTTGGAGACGAAATTGTTGAGACAGTAAGAAGTTGTGATTTATATGTTGGTAGTTGGGTGAAAGATGATGAAAATTACCCGATTTATAGAGCAGGAACTTGTCCTTATGTTGATCGGGCTTATGATTGTCAAACTAATGGAAGAAAAGATGACGGATATATGAAATGGCGATGGAAGCCGGATGGTTGCAACATTCCTAG GTTTAATGCAACGGACTTCTTGTTGAGACTAAGAGGCAAAAGGTTGATGCTTGTTGGAGATTCAATGAACCGGAATCAATTTGAGTCACTTCTATGCCTTGTTCGTGAAGGCCTCTCAAATAAGAGCAAAATGTATGAAATCAATGGTCGTAGAATAACCAAGGGAAAAGGATACTTTGTCTTTCAATTCGAG GACTACAACTGCTCAGTGGAATTTGTGCGATCTCATTTCTTGGTGGAGGAAGGAACCCGTGTGCATGCACGCGGATATTCAAATCCGATATTACTAATAGACAAAATCGACAAGTCTTTTAAACGTTGGAAGCAGGCAGACATTCTTGTATTCAATACTGGGCATTGGTGGACTCATGGAAAGACAGCTTGGGG AAAAAATTACTTCAAAGAGGGTGATTACATCTATCCCCAGTTTGACGCAATGGAAGCTTATAAAAAAGCATTAAGAACATGGGCAAAGTGGATTGATGAAAACATGGATCCTGGCAAGCTGGTGTTCTATCGTGGTTTTTCCTCTGCCCATTTCAG AGGTGGAGACTGGGATTCTGGCGGAACTTGTAGAAGAGAGACAGATCCTATCAAAACAGGGGCCATTCTCGACAGCTATCCATCGAAGATGAAGATAGTCGAGAATGTTATTAGAGAAATGAAGTTTCCAGTGGTCTTACTGAATGTTACCAAGTTGACAAATTTCCGTAAAGATGGTCACCCATCAGTTTATGGAAGGAGTGGGGGTAAGGTCTCTCGCAGGTTCCAAGATTGCAGCCATTGGTGTTTGCCTGGGGTACCTGATGCATGGAATGAGCTCATTTATGTAACTTTGCTTCTTCATACAAGTTAA